One Thermodesulfobacteriota bacterium DNA segment encodes these proteins:
- a CDS encoding Crp/Fnr family transcriptional regulator encodes MPTLESIISEHYCFKGLDKNYLDIIIEKASDVSFDTGEMIFGENEKAERFYILQEGIVALETTLAPDRDPITIQMLGEGDILGWGWLFPPYKAHFDSKAVAPTKAVSLDGKFILEQCEKDHDLGYELLKRFAFIMQQRLQAVRLQNPNMYVVKSKSD; translated from the coding sequence ATGCCAACACTCGAATCCATCATTAGTGAACACTACTGTTTTAAAGGACTAGACAAGAATTATCTCGACATAATAATAGAGAAAGCCTCTGACGTAAGCTTCGACACTGGTGAGATGATTTTTGGCGAGAATGAAAAGGCAGAGAGGTTTTATATTCTTCAAGAAGGGATAGTTGCTCTAGAGACAACTCTTGCGCCAGATAGGGATCCTATCACAATTCAGATGCTCGGAGAGGGTGATATACTTGGATGGGGATGGCTGTTCCCTCCTTACAAAGCTCACTTTGACTCCAAGGCTGTTGCACCCACAAAAGCTGTTTCATTAGACGGTAAATTTATTTTAGAGCAATGCGAGAAGGATCATGATCTGGGATACGAGCTTCTAAAAAGATTTGCATTTATAATGCAGCAACGTCTTCAGGCGGTAAGGCTTCAAAACCCAAACATGTATGTGGTAAAATCAAAATCGGATTAA